The following are encoded together in the Pungitius pungitius chromosome 7, fPunPun2.1, whole genome shotgun sequence genome:
- the ctdspl3 gene encoding CTD small phosphatase-like protein 2-A yields MRLRSQRTLRLNATSGSETPRSNGRKLIKATPRKPVYLGTECPLQTKNKEAVDSDNSNHSDDEIPTMTRRPLPRGRLRKRLVAVDHRETDLAFKTPTRPIMRRERVLSEIDPVSPHNTTSRNIYSPIVRFLTPTKENVTLAGNNVLMSPEQGVFGFASIDLLVGEEDEDIFNPFMFIKNIPSHSQHSQPQLRDIPPKTRSTPEATLVIDLEETLMFSSLNVIEQAEYTFHTAFQDHQYKVYMILRPHVKEFLQSMAKVYELFVYTCAKKEYAEKILDILDPQKKLFRHRLYQDDCACVLGHYIKDLSILGRDLAQTVVLDNAPHTYPYHLMNTIPIKSWSGESEDRELQKLVPYMEKLSAAEDFREELKKRKDHFHRLLSED; encoded by the exons atgagacTTCGGTCTCAAAGAACCCTCCGGCTTAACGCCACGTCTGGCTCGGAGACGCCGCGGAGCAACGGCCGAAAACTCATCAAAGCAACGCCGAGAAAACCTGTCTATTTGGGCACCGAATGCCCTCTTCAAACAAAG AATAAAGAGGCCGTGGATAGTGACAATAGTAACCACTCCGATGACGAAATTCCCACCATGACCAGACGTCCACTGCCCCGTGGCCGGTTAAGGAAGAGACTCGTTGCTGTTGATCACAGAGAGACtg ATTTGGCATTCAAAACTCCGACCAGGCCCATCATGCGACGTGAGCGCGTACTGTCGGAGATCGACCCAGTGTCTCCTCACAATACGACATCCAGAAACATCTACTCGCCCATTGTGCGTTTCCTCACACCCACTAAAGAGA ATGTGACGCTTGCTGGAAACAACGTGTTGATGAGCCCGGAACAAGGCGTGTTTGGTTTTGCTTCCATTGACCTTCTAGTtggagaagaggatgaagacatCTTCAATCC CTTCATGTTCATCAAAAACATACCGTCGCATTCTCAGCACTCCCAGCCCCAACTCCGAGATATTCCCCCCAAGACCAGGAGCACCCCAGAGGCCACGTTGGTGATTGACCTG GAGGAGACGCTGATGTTCAGCTCTCTGAATGTCATCGAGCAAGCGGAGTACACTTTCCACACAGCATTCCAGGACCACCAGTACAAG GTGTACATGATCCTACGGCCACATGTCAAAGAGTTCCTGCAGTCCATGGCAAAAGTCTATGAG CTGTTTGTGTACACGTGTGCAAAGAAGGAATATGCAGAGAAGATACTGGATATCCTGGATCCCCAGAAAAAACTCTTTCG ACATCGCCTGTATCAGGACGACTGCGCCTGCGTTCTTGGCCACTACATCAAAGATCTCAGCATCCTCGGGAGGGATCTTGCCCAGACGGTTGTCCTGGACAACGCACCCCACACATACCCGTACCAT CTGATGAACACCATTCCAATCAAGAGCTGGTCTGGTGAGTCGGAGGACCGAGAACTCCAGAAGCTCGTCCCCTACATGGAGAAGCTGTCCGCAGCG GAGGATTTTCGGGAGGAGCTTAAGAAGAGGAAGGATCACTTCCAcaggctgctgtcagaggactaa